Genomic segment of Candidatus Chlorohelix allophototropha:
GCAACGCTGTCTGGCTATCAGTTGCAGACGGCACATGGAAAATTGCGGTACGCCCATCATCAAATACCGCAGCGCCGCTCAGCCCCTTTAAATATTCCTCAAGACCTTTTATATCTTCCTGACTGAATAAGCCTTCATCTCGGTATAAAACCACATACCGGATGTTGTAAAGCTGTAGCAATTTTAGTTGCGGCTGTGGGTTAGCTGCAAAAATAGCCTCCGACTTTTGTGGAGGGAAATTGAAAAACGCGCCGATTGGCTCTATTCCTTCGTAAAGCTGGATTACACGTCTGGAAACGTAACCTCCCGCAATAGGGTGTTGGTGGATGGTCTGGAAGAACATACGGCGACTGTCGCGGGTATAGTGGGAGGTGATAGGCAACTCCAACAGACCATAACTGCGGTCGGAATCTTTGCCGATTTCTTGAAAATAGGTGGGGTAGTATAACGAGTCTTGTTTAAGCGGTAGCGCCAAAGTATCAGCTATGAATAAAGCCAATAACAGAGTGGCGGCTATTCCATACCTAGATTTAGGGAATCGTAGGAAATGCCATTTACTTATGATCCAGCCTGCCCCATAGCCTGCCATCAGGCTGATACCTAGCGTAGCCAGCGAAAGCAACCGTAACGGGCTACGTGCTAAATTCAAAAGAGGGATTTTTTCAAGCAATTGGTAGGGCATTGGGATGCCGCTACTCAATAGTGTGGCAGGATCATCGCTAAAGTTAAGACGCAAATATGGACCGAGACTAAGGCTCAATGTTACTAGTGTTATTCCGCACCACCACCACAGCCAACGCTTATTTTCACTTCGCCACCACACCCACAAGCCTAATCCTGCCAATGCCAACGCTACAAAGCCCAGATAATAGGGATTGGTGCGGTAACCATCACTACGTTCGGGGTTAAATAAGCCGAAGAGTGGGCTTGATTCGAGGATGGTTTCTTGCCTTGACAGGTCGTAATTGAAAACCAGAAAACCATCGCTGTTGCTACGAAAAGCTCCAAGCGCAATAGGGGCTGGCAATAGTAACCCGCCTGCTCCAATGCTTATAGCTCTAAGACTAAGTTCGCGCCAGTTGTACCCTTCTTTGCCCTTCCTGAAACTGCGCCAGATCATAAACAGGTATAAGGCTACACTATACATTCCCAGATAGGTAAAATAATACCAATCGCTGTAAAAAGTCAGCCATAGGCACAGGATTGCCAGCATTGGGTACAAATAAGTGTTTTTGGTGGAACTTTTCGACAGAGCTTTATGCAGAAATAGTAGGTAGAGCGGTATCCATTGTTGCCAGTGAACGTTGATTTGTCCGCGTCCCACACTGTGCTGGTGGTATGCCCCAAAGTTGTAGAACGCGCCCACCAGAAAAGGAGCAATGTAAGAAGTGTAACCCATGAAATAACGCGCCAGCGCATACGCTGCCCAACCTGTAGCAACATATCCGGTTAAAATTATTAGGTTGAAAGCTGCCGCGTTGCCCAGAAAACTTGCTAATATGCCACCCGGAATACTCAGGGTAGGTTGCAGCGTATGGTAATAAAGCTGAAGAGGGTTTGCAGCATTTCGGTAAGGATAGAAAAGTACGTCGGTAACATAGGGGTTTTTGAACCGTTCAAAAAGGGAGGTGCGTACCCACCAAAAATTCCAGATATTCTGGTTGCTATCGGGGTAACTTGCCGGGATAGATTCGGTTAGGTGCAAAACCAGAGGATAGGTGTATAACAATGCCAATAGCAGGTAAGCCAGCGGTACTACCAGTTGAAGCCCTATACTGGATTTGGTACTGCCGACGGGCTTTTGCACCAGAAGCTTCCTTTTGCTAGAGATTCTTTGTATAAATGTTCCAGATGTGCAAAAAGCAGAATTAACCTATAAGAAATCCAACTTTTATCTACCCAACAACCGGGCGAAATTATAGCACAGGAGTTTTTAAAGTCGCAAATAAGCTAAATCGCGTTAATTGAGCTTCGGATTCGCTACAAGTTACTTACAACCTCTATTTAGTGATAAAATCAGCACAAATCAAAACCCCTTAATAGAAAAGGATAACTATGAAAGATAAATTTATATGGGTTGGGCGTATAATGCCCGTTCTGGCACTATTAGGCTTGGTGCTGGCAGCGTGCGGAGACGAGCCAAAACCCACTTCTCCTGCCTCTACAACTGTTGCGCTTGCAACTACCGCCAGTGCTACCTCTACCCCGGTGGTACTGCTTCCTACCGTCGCACAGACTGCACTAGCAGCGACTACTGCGGCTACAACTGCCCTTTCAAATACTGTTGCGCCTGTAACCGCTACTTTGCCACCTGCTACCCCGCAACCGCTTCCAACGGGCTTACCGGGTAAAATTAGTATTGTGGGCAATGATGGACAACTTTATCTCTCTCGTCTGGATGGAAAAAGCCCACAAATTTTATTGGGACAAGCAGGTGTTAACCCGGTTCAAAGCGGCGATGGTCAAATCTTTGCTTTCCCGACATGGAGCAAAGATGGTAAGAAACTGGCAGCTATTTCTCTGAATATAAAGAGCGGGGCGTTGGTCACCTCGGATGTGTGGGTAGTAAAGGAAGACGGTACAAGCGCCTATAAAGTACGGGATAGTGAGCCAACCGGTGGTATTTATCTGAACTTCTCACCGGATGGAAACGTTCTTAGTATGTTGGTGGGCGGAAATGGAACGCTTGAATTACAGGTGGCTGATACTTCTACTGGGTCTGTAGCTAAACCATCTGCACCCCGCAAGTTGCTGGAAGGGCAACCAGTGTACAGTAGTTGGGCTTCAGACAATGCTACTTTGTTAGTTCATACTACTGATGCTAATAATGACACTCTCAATATTATTGATGCAAAAAATCCGGGTGGCAAGAATCAGAATATTCCGTTTAAACCGGGTTCTTTTCGAGCGCCGGAATGGTCGAGTGACGGCACACGTTTTGCCTATGTAGCTGCGGCTGATAGTCCCGGTAAACCACAGGCGTTGGTTATTTCAGATAAAGCTGGCAAAGAATTAAGCCGTCAGGTTGGCAACGGTGAGGGTATGTCCTTTAACTGGTCGCCGGATGGCAAGCAACTGGCTTTTATGTCACAAGCTACTACCGGGGATTTTTACGATGCTTTATATCTGGCGGATGTTACCGCTGCTACCAAGACCAAAATTGATGATGGAATCGTGCTGGCGTTTTTCTGGTCGCCCGATTCTCGCAAAATTGCCTATGTCACTCTCAACCCTACTTCCAATATTTTCACTTGGATTGTGTACGATTTAGTTTCTAAAAAAAGCGCGCTGCTGATGGAATGGGGACCGAGTGAAGCAACCGCTCAGATTTTGGGCTATTCTGATCAGTATAGCCAGAGTGATTCTATCTGGTCGCCGGATAGCAAGGCGCTGGTTTTCGGGGGTTATGATAAAGCTGCTA
This window contains:
- a CDS encoding TolB family protein; this encodes MKDKFIWVGRIMPVLALLGLVLAACGDEPKPTSPASTTVALATTASATSTPVVLLPTVAQTALAATTAATTALSNTVAPVTATLPPATPQPLPTGLPGKISIVGNDGQLYLSRLDGKSPQILLGQAGVNPVQSGDGQIFAFPTWSKDGKKLAAISLNIKSGALVTSDVWVVKEDGTSAYKVRDSEPTGGIYLNFSPDGNVLSMLVGGNGTLELQVADTSTGSVAKPSAPRKLLEGQPVYSSWASDNATLLVHTTDANNDTLNIIDAKNPGGKNQNIPFKPGSFRAPEWSSDGTRFAYVAAADSPGKPQALVISDKAGKELSRQVGNGEGMSFNWSPDGKQLAFMSQATTGDFYDALYLADVTAATKTKIDDGIVLAFFWSPDSRKIAYVTLNPTSNIFTWIVYDLVSKKSALLMEWGPSEATAQILGYSDQYSQSDSIWSPDSKALVFGGYDKAAILQPQPGEPQIYILQVDGTNSGQYYKAGVGELAFWSK